The following are encoded together in the Neomonachus schauinslandi chromosome X, ASM220157v2, whole genome shotgun sequence genome:
- the P2RY8 gene encoding P2Y purinoceptor 8 produces MDMNVTRPDNATILMLRDPTIAVVLPVVYSLVALVSIPGNLFSLWVLCCHIGPRSPSVIFMINLSVTDLMLASVLPFQIYYHCNGNHWVFGEVLCNVVTVAFYANMYSSILTMTCISVERFLGVVYPLASARWRRRRYAVAACACVWLVLLGALSPLARTDLTYTVEALGIVTCFDVLKSTMLPSVAMWAMFLFTLFIVLFFIPFVVTVACYTATILTLLRTSDAHGHGQRRRAVSLAAVVLLAFVTCFAPNNFVLLVHMVSRLFLGGSYYHVYKLTLCLSCLNNCLDPFVYYFASREFQVRLRRYLGYGRLPAGGRDAHRDALFFTRTLSARSMSSGPGDGLDAPSRPSLKRQESVF; encoded by the coding sequence ATGGATATGAACGTGACGCGTCCGGACAACGCCACCATCCTGATGCTGCGGGACCCGACCATCGCCGTGGTCCTGCCCGTCGTGTACTCGCTGGTGGCGCTGGTCAGCATCCCCGGCAACCTGTTCTCGCTGTGGGTGCTGTGCTGCCACATCGGGCCCAGGTCGCCGTCGGTGATCTTCATGATCAACCTGAGCGTCACGGACCTGATGCTGGCGAGCGTGCTCCCTTTCCAGATCTACTACCACTGCAACGGGAACCACTGGGTGTTCGGGGAGGTGCTCTGCAACGTGGTCACCGTGGCCTTCTACGCCAACATGTACTCGTCCATCCTCACCATGACCTGCATCAGCGTGGAGCGCTTCCTGGGCGTGGTGTACCCGTTGGCCTCTGCGCGCTGGCGCCGGCGACGTTACGCGGTGGCCGCGTGCGCCTGCGTCTGGCTGGTACTCCTGGGCGCGCTGTCCCCGCTGGCGCGCACCGACCTCACCTACACCGTGGAGGCGCTGGGCATCGTCACCTGCTTCGACGTGCTCAAGTCCACCATGCTGCCCAGCGTGGCCATGTGGGCCATGTTCCTCTTCACGCTGTTCATCGTGCTCTTCTTCATCCCGTTCGTGGTCACCGTGGCGTGCTACACGGCCACCATCCTGACCCTGCTGCGCACGTCCGACGCGCACGGCCACGGCCAGCGACGCCGCGCCGTCAGCCTGGCCGCCGTGGTTCTGCTGGCCTTCGTCACCTGCTTCGCGCCCAACAACTTCGTGCTGCTGGTGCACATGGTCAGCCGCCTCTTCCTGGGCGGCAGCTACTACCACGTGTACAAGCTCACGCTGTGCCTCAGCTGCCTCAACAACTGCCTGGACCCCTTCGTGTACTACTTCGCGTCCCGCGAGTTCCAGGTAAGGCTGCGCAGGTACTTGGGGTACGGGCGGCTGCCCGCCGGCGGCCGGGACGCGCACCGGGACGCCCTGTTCTTCACTCGGACGCTGTCGGCGCGCTCCATGTCAAGCGGCCCCGGCGACGGGCTCGACGCGCCCAGCCGGCCCTCGCTCAAGAGGCAGGAGAGCGTGTTCTGA